In Desulfofundulus kuznetsovii DSM 6115, the following are encoded in one genomic region:
- a CDS encoding DedA family protein: MKDWVLHYLGTLGAGGLFLGLIIEALGVPFPGGLMTLLAGILVNQGRLDFYHILAAAVLGFNVGATAAYLIGRCVGEPFLLRYGKYLMVTPAKFDQARSWMYRSAPAFIIFGRFVPMVSNLTPYLAGISRLPFVQFLIYNSLFALSWVSFNLGIGIFFGHHWESIFSLIQSRLPLLALGVLVVYLLYLIIKQKALHRT; this comes from the coding sequence ATGAAGGATTGGGTCTTACACTACCTGGGTACCCTGGGTGCAGGGGGGTTGTTCCTGGGGTTAATTATCGAAGCCCTGGGCGTTCCCTTTCCCGGGGGTTTGATGACCCTCCTGGCCGGTATTCTGGTAAACCAGGGGAGGCTTGATTTTTATCATATACTTGCCGCTGCCGTGCTTGGTTTTAACGTGGGGGCCACAGCGGCATATTTGATCGGCCGCTGTGTGGGCGAACCGTTTTTGCTCCGTTACGGAAAATATTTAATGGTTACACCGGCCAAATTTGATCAGGCCCGCAGCTGGATGTACCGGTCGGCACCGGCCTTTATCATTTTCGGCCGCTTTGTGCCCATGGTGAGCAATCTTACCCCCTATCTGGCCGGTATCAGCCGCTTACCGTTTGTGCAGTTTTTAATTTATAATTCTCTTTTTGCCTTAAGCTGGGTTTCGTTTAATCTAGGCATCGGCATCTTCTTTGGACATCACTGGGAATCAATCTTTTCCCTGATCCAGTCACGGTTACCCTTGCTGGCCTTAGGAGTTTTGGTTGTTTATTTGCTTTATCTTATCATCAAGCAAAAGGCGTTGCACCGGACATAA
- the pfkA gene encoding 6-phosphofructokinase produces the protein MQRIGILTSGGDSPGMNAAIRAVVRKAIYHGLEVIGIKRGFNGFIDGDMEPMRLGSVADIIHRGGTVLHTARSEQFKTPAGRAKAWENVERFGLEGLVVIGGDGSFTGASIFHREYGLPVVAIPGTIDNDISGTDYSIGFDTAVNTAVDAINKIRDTATSHERTFIVEVMGRDTGFIAVAAGLAGGAESILIPEHPFSIEEVCHKLCKGYRRGKLHSIIVVAEGAGSGLEIGKQIKERTGFDTKVTILGHLQRGGTPTAFDRILASQLGARAVELLMQGATCKMVGMAAGKIVETDLDLVLGQKKTVDLDVYRLASILAI, from the coding sequence TTGCAAAGGATAGGTATTTTGACCAGCGGCGGCGATTCTCCGGGAATGAATGCGGCCATCCGGGCGGTGGTGCGCAAGGCTATTTATCACGGCCTGGAAGTGATTGGTATCAAAAGGGGCTTTAACGGTTTTATTGATGGTGACATGGAACCCATGCGGCTGGGTTCGGTAGCAGATATCATTCACCGGGGAGGAACCGTTTTACATACGGCCCGCTCCGAGCAGTTCAAAACGCCCGCGGGGCGGGCCAAAGCATGGGAAAATGTGGAGCGGTTTGGCCTGGAGGGGCTGGTGGTTATTGGCGGTGACGGCTCCTTTACTGGAGCCAGCATCTTCCACCGGGAATACGGGCTCCCGGTGGTGGCCATCCCGGGAACCATCGACAATGATATCAGCGGTACGGATTATTCCATTGGTTTTGATACCGCCGTAAACACTGCGGTTGACGCCATCAACAAGATCCGTGACACCGCCACCTCCCATGAGCGCACCTTTATAGTGGAGGTAATGGGACGCGACACGGGTTTTATCGCCGTAGCCGCCGGCCTGGCCGGAGGAGCGGAATCCATTCTCATTCCCGAACATCCTTTCAGCATTGAAGAAGTTTGCCACAAACTTTGCAAGGGCTACCGGCGCGGGAAACTGCACAGCATCATCGTGGTGGCCGAGGGGGCAGGCAGCGGGCTGGAAATAGGCAAACAAATTAAGGAACGCACCGGCTTTGATACCAAAGTGACCATTCTGGGCCACCTGCAACGGGGTGGCACCCCCACAGCTTTTGACCGCATTCTGGCCAGCCAGCTGGGAGCCCGGGCCGTGGAATTGCTCATGCAAGGGGCAACCTGTAAAATGGTCGGTATGGCCGCGGGGAAAATAGTGGAAACCGACCTGGACCTGGTCCTGGGGCAGAAGAAAACCGTTGATCTTGATGTTTACCGGCTGGCGAGCATTTTAGCCATATAA
- a CDS encoding HD-GYP domain-containing protein, which yields MRKVPTALLRPGLRVGRAVYNASGQVLLQAGTILTERFITRLKMLGIPAVYIDDFPGVEVEDVISEETRAQAIAKVKALLLSKSQQSTGPSRALIGVKDMISTVNEIIDELLSRRSLMVNLVDIRSLDEYTFGHSVNVCVLAVITGITLGYSRTKLFHLGMAALLHDIGKTRIPLEILNKPGPLTSEEFQLIKKHCIYGAEILQQDPGANLLCRIVAMQHHERHNGQGYPLGLKGAEIHEFAQITGLVDMFDALTADRIYRPAYPVHEAYEMIAGSGDYLFDFDIVQAFLSNVAAYPAGSLVRLSNGEIGVVIETTRGFSLYPRVRILFSAQRQPLAKPYEIKLAEHRHLTVTEVIKDYWEAFETIKNVT from the coding sequence ATGCGCAAGGTTCCCACAGCTCTTTTACGGCCCGGTTTAAGGGTCGGCCGGGCGGTTTACAATGCCTCCGGGCAGGTATTGCTCCAGGCCGGAACCATTCTTACCGAAAGGTTCATTACCAGGTTGAAAATGCTGGGCATTCCGGCTGTATACATAGACGACTTTCCAGGTGTAGAAGTAGAGGATGTCATTTCCGAGGAAACACGGGCCCAGGCCATAGCCAAAGTCAAGGCACTGCTCCTTTCCAAGTCTCAACAGAGCACCGGTCCGAGCCGGGCGTTAATTGGTGTAAAGGATATGATCAGCACCGTAAACGAGATCATTGACGAATTGCTCAGCCGGCGCTCATTGATGGTCAACCTGGTGGATATCCGGAGCCTTGATGAGTATACATTCGGTCATTCGGTTAACGTCTGTGTCCTGGCCGTAATTACGGGCATAACCCTCGGCTACAGCCGCACCAAGCTGTTTCACCTTGGCATGGCAGCTTTGCTGCACGACATTGGCAAAACGCGCATTCCCCTTGAAATTTTAAACAAACCCGGGCCACTGACCAGTGAAGAATTCCAGCTCATCAAAAAACACTGTATTTACGGTGCCGAAATCCTGCAGCAGGACCCCGGAGCCAACCTCCTGTGCCGGATCGTAGCCATGCAGCACCATGAACGCCATAACGGTCAGGGTTACCCCCTGGGGCTCAAGGGGGCGGAAATTCATGAATTCGCCCAGATCACCGGCCTGGTGGACATGTTTGACGCCCTGACCGCCGACCGGATTTACCGTCCGGCCTACCCCGTGCATGAAGCTTACGAAATGATTGCCGGCTCGGGTGACTATTTATTTGACTTTGATATTGTACAGGCCTTTTTAAGTAACGTGGCCGCTTACCCCGCAGGCAGCCTTGTGCGCCTTTCCAATGGCGAGATTGGCGTGGTGATTGAAACCACGCGGGGCTTTTCCCTTTATCCCCGGGTGCGCATTTTATTTTCCGCCCAAAGGCAGCCCCTGGCCAAACCCTATGAAATAAAGCTGGCGGAACACCGCCACCTTACGGTAACTGAAGTGATTAAAGATTACTGGGAAGCGTTCGAAACCATAAAAAATGTAACATGA
- a CDS encoding acetyl-CoA carboxylase carboxyltransferase subunit alpha, protein MVYDFERPIIELEEKIAELQRFASEKGIDLSTEIENLEKRARELKQTIYGQLSPWQKVLIARHPERPNTLDYIKMLCTDFIEFHGDRCFGDDPAIVGGIARFRGRAVTVIGHLKGHDTKENLARNFGMAHPEGYRKALRLMQQAEKFNRPVLAFIDTPGAYPGMGAEERGQAHAIARCIAGMLVLRVPVISVILGEGGSGGALALASGDRILMQEHAIFSVISPEAYATILWKDVTRCRDAAGVMKITAQDLYAHQLVDGVIPEPLGGAHRDKNEAARLVGEALARHLDELMEYSTDELLKRRLARFRRIGPEYLPGNNIT, encoded by the coding sequence ATGGTTTACGATTTTGAACGGCCCATCATTGAACTGGAAGAAAAAATTGCCGAACTACAACGTTTTGCCAGCGAAAAGGGTATTGATCTAAGCACAGAAATCGAAAACCTGGAAAAAAGGGCCCGGGAACTGAAACAAACCATTTACGGGCAACTCTCCCCCTGGCAAAAGGTATTGATCGCCCGCCATCCCGAGCGCCCCAATACGCTAGATTATATCAAGATGCTGTGCACGGACTTCATTGAATTCCACGGGGACAGGTGCTTCGGGGATGACCCGGCAATAGTCGGAGGTATCGCCAGGTTCCGAGGACGGGCAGTAACCGTAATCGGCCACTTGAAAGGCCATGATACCAAGGAGAACCTGGCCCGCAATTTTGGCATGGCCCATCCCGAAGGATACCGCAAGGCCCTGCGGCTCATGCAACAGGCGGAAAAATTTAACCGGCCGGTGCTGGCCTTTATCGATACCCCCGGCGCGTACCCTGGAATGGGAGCGGAAGAAAGGGGACAGGCCCATGCCATTGCCCGCTGTATTGCCGGCATGCTTGTTCTGCGCGTACCGGTAATCTCGGTAATTCTTGGAGAAGGGGGCAGCGGAGGAGCCCTGGCCCTGGCTTCGGGCGACCGCATCCTGATGCAGGAGCATGCTATTTTCTCTGTGATTTCCCCGGAGGCTTACGCCACCATTCTCTGGAAAGACGTGACCCGCTGCCGGGATGCCGCCGGGGTAATGAAAATCACCGCCCAGGACCTCTACGCACACCAACTGGTAGACGGGGTTATTCCAGAACCACTGGGCGGCGCCCACCGGGACAAAAATGAAGCCGCCCGGTTGGTGGGGGAAGCCCTAGCCCGCCACCTGGACGAACTAATGGAATATTCCACCGACGAACTCTTAAAACGGCGCCTCGCCCGTTTCAGGCGCATCGGTCCTGAATATTTGCCTGGCAATAACATAACTTAA
- the pyk gene encoding pyruvate kinase: MRRTKIICTIGPACEQVETLMEMMRAGMNIARLNFSHGTHEEHARRIANIREAAGRVGKNIAILLDTKGPEIRLGYLEKEPVVLKAGQRVVLTTENIKGTPERLPITYAGLPRDVAPGNTVLIADGLIELRVIGSNGHEVECEVVHGGELTSQKGVNLPGVPVNLPAITEQDIRDIKFGIEQELDFIAASFIRSASDVLAIRRILEEHGADMDIIAKIESKEGVENLDEIIKVADGIMVARGDLGVGLPVEEVPLIQKAIIEKCNLAGKPVITATQMLESMIHNPRPTRAEASDVANAILDGTDAIMLSGETAAGHYPVEAVKTMARIASRVEKALPYEEILQRRGRALARTVTDAISHATCTTAQDLGAAAIITSTETGYTAKMVSKYRPRAPIIAVTPVARVLRKLALVWGVQPLLVGRTRDTDSMIASAIEASLAADLIKPGDLVVITAGVPVGVHGTTNLLKVHTVGDILVRGQGIGTRAVTGRVRICHTLKDALEKVEPGDILVTPFTDKDFIPAIEKAAALITEVGGLTSHGAIVGLEFGIPVIVGVDAATSILTDGDTVTVDGQRGLVYRGTARVL, from the coding sequence TTGAGACGAACCAAAATAATCTGCACCATCGGTCCAGCCTGCGAACAGGTAGAAACCCTCATGGAAATGATGCGGGCAGGCATGAATATAGCCAGGCTTAATTTCTCCCACGGCACCCACGAAGAACACGCCCGGCGTATTGCCAATATACGGGAGGCTGCTGGCCGGGTGGGTAAAAATATTGCCATTTTGCTGGACACAAAAGGGCCGGAAATTCGCCTTGGTTACCTTGAAAAGGAACCCGTAGTGCTTAAAGCCGGTCAGCGGGTGGTCCTTACCACCGAGAACATCAAGGGCACTCCGGAACGCCTGCCCATTACCTATGCCGGATTGCCCCGGGACGTGGCCCCGGGAAATACCGTCCTGATTGCCGATGGACTCATAGAGCTGCGGGTAATAGGCAGCAACGGGCATGAAGTGGAATGTGAGGTGGTTCACGGGGGGGAATTGACCAGCCAGAAGGGGGTCAATCTTCCCGGGGTGCCGGTGAACCTGCCCGCCATTACCGAGCAGGACATCCGGGACATCAAGTTCGGCATTGAGCAGGAACTGGATTTTATCGCCGCCTCTTTTATTCGCAGTGCTTCAGATGTGCTGGCCATCCGCCGCATCCTGGAAGAACATGGGGCGGACATGGACATTATCGCCAAGATTGAAAGCAAAGAAGGCGTGGAAAACCTGGATGAAATTATCAAGGTAGCCGACGGCATCATGGTGGCCCGGGGTGATTTAGGGGTTGGCCTTCCGGTGGAGGAAGTACCTCTGATCCAAAAAGCCATCATTGAAAAATGCAATCTGGCCGGAAAACCGGTCATTACCGCCACCCAGATGCTGGAATCAATGATTCACAACCCCCGTCCTACCCGGGCCGAGGCCAGCGACGTGGCCAACGCCATCCTGGACGGCACCGATGCCATTATGCTCTCGGGAGAAACAGCCGCGGGGCACTATCCGGTGGAGGCTGTAAAAACCATGGCCCGCATTGCCAGCCGGGTGGAGAAAGCCCTCCCCTACGAAGAGATTCTACAACGGCGGGGCCGGGCGCTGGCCCGCACGGTCACCGATGCCATCAGCCACGCCACCTGTACTACCGCCCAGGACCTGGGAGCCGCCGCCATCATTACCTCCACGGAGACAGGCTATACGGCCAAGATGGTGAGCAAATACCGTCCCCGGGCGCCGATCATAGCCGTGACGCCGGTAGCCCGGGTATTGCGCAAGCTGGCCCTGGTCTGGGGCGTGCAGCCCCTTCTGGTAGGACGCACCCGGGACACTGATAGTATGATTGCTTCAGCCATTGAAGCATCCCTGGCGGCAGACCTGATTAAACCAGGAGATCTGGTTGTCATTACCGCCGGCGTTCCCGTGGGTGTCCATGGCACCACCAACCTGTTAAAAGTCCATACTGTTGGGGATATCCTGGTCCGCGGCCAGGGTATTGGCACGCGGGCGGTAACCGGACGTGTGCGCATCTGCCACACCTTGAAGGATGCTTTGGAAAAGGTGGAACCCGGGGACATCCTGGTCACACCCTTCACCGACAAGGATTTTATACCGGCCATTGAAAAAGCGGCCGCCCTGATTACTGAGGTGGGAGGCCTGACTTCCCATGGTGCCATTGTTGGCCTGGAATTTGGCATTCCGGTAATTGTGGGGGTAGATGCCGCCACCTCCATCCTTACCGATGGGGATACGGTGACGGTCGACGGACAACGCGGCCTGGTGTACCGGGGTACCGCCAGGGTGCTATGA